The Bacteroidetes bacterium SB0662_bin_6 genome includes a region encoding these proteins:
- a CDS encoding regulator produces MTLRRHFTDYCVQTGRLFARQCVLFGFLFPVREFDMRCFFSFCLAALLAGSASAQDHRWQAHTSFRQVTDVASHGEAVWAATTGGVFRYEVRSGAFSTYSPSEGLHGVEVQAITVDPLNNVIWIGYQDGVLDRLDPETGVVKAYFDIARAEQFSSRQINKVVVRGDSVFAATSFGVVVFDPVRNEVRDTYSKLGSLVAGTEVFDLTFAPGQDGEPAIWLATNAGVAYASLQSFNLSDPAEWTVEAAGLPVRELRAIAWFEGAIYAGTTRDLTRRSDSGVYVPLGVTTHGIRDMEVLSDRMVGVGRFAPFVVSGEQGRKISMETYQDPVSLVTGPDGNVWIGDTQGGLIAMAPPEISDRTAEVILSEVYPDGPRDNLFSDLQVDGDGNLWVIGFRDNESGFYRFAADGDWTNYVRRVFPELFTTYDRLHVDARGHAWIGSSGNSLAEVSASGTIRPWDAGNSSLLPAAGTDNYIIVGGIADDQDGRVWVTNPASIAPIHFYEPESETWTAIPRIQCGGFSTVRAAFDRIYIDTFDQQWIIVIDLANLRRVLGLLVLDVNETPASINDDTCRFFNEEGGLGQGLPGTTVTSVVEGRDGIVWIGTDKGLAFVINNGVVAEDANAVPVWPQFADRAEGTYVLNGIFVNDLAVDPAGRLWVATNEGVTVIRQAEGGYEVVERFSADNSPLFSDTVVALAIDPISGRVYLATDQGLMSYEGGAIAPVEQVGEIKVYPNPVYMESDAAVSVFIEGLVEATALRVVTLTGEVVARLQTRGGRVRWDGRDMQGRMVPSGMYLVIAVGESGEGTAYGKMAVIR; encoded by the coding sequence ATGACCTTGCGCCGCCATTTTACCGATTATTGCGTTCAAACAGGCCGGCTTTTCGCGCGGCAGTGTGTCCTGTTTGGTTTCCTGTTTCCTGTTCGGGAGTTCGACATGCGTTGCTTTTTCTCTTTTTGCCTGGCGGCACTTCTGGCCGGTTCCGCGTCTGCACAGGATCACCGCTGGCAGGCGCACACATCTTTTCGGCAAGTTACGGACGTGGCATCGCATGGCGAAGCGGTGTGGGCCGCCACAACTGGGGGCGTATTCCGTTATGAAGTCAGATCCGGAGCGTTTTCGACGTATAGTCCCAGCGAAGGCCTCCACGGTGTGGAAGTACAGGCCATTACTGTAGATCCCCTGAATAATGTCATTTGGATCGGCTATCAGGACGGCGTACTGGACCGGCTGGACCCGGAGACAGGCGTCGTAAAAGCGTATTTCGACATTGCGCGCGCTGAGCAGTTTTCGTCGCGGCAGATCAACAAGGTTGTAGTGCGCGGGGATTCCGTGTTTGCAGCGACATCGTTTGGGGTCGTTGTTTTCGACCCGGTCCGGAACGAGGTGCGCGATACGTACAGCAAGCTGGGCTCGCTTGTGGCAGGTACGGAAGTGTTTGATCTGACCTTCGCCCCGGGGCAGGATGGCGAGCCGGCCATCTGGCTGGCTACGAACGCAGGAGTGGCGTACGCATCCCTGCAATCCTTCAACCTGAGCGATCCTGCCGAATGGACGGTTGAGGCAGCGGGGCTTCCGGTCAGGGAGTTGCGAGCGATCGCCTGGTTTGAAGGCGCGATATATGCCGGGACCACCCGGGACCTGACGCGCCGGTCGGACAGCGGCGTCTATGTTCCGCTCGGAGTAACCACCCATGGCATTCGGGATATGGAAGTTCTTTCGGATCGGATGGTGGGAGTAGGGCGATTCGCTCCGTTTGTCGTATCCGGCGAACAGGGTCGCAAGATATCCATGGAAACGTATCAGGATCCGGTGAGCCTTGTTACAGGTCCGGACGGAAATGTATGGATCGGCGATACTCAGGGCGGCCTGATCGCCATGGCGCCCCCGGAGATTTCCGACCGGACCGCAGAGGTCATTCTGTCCGAAGTGTATCCTGACGGACCGCGCGACAACCTGTTTTCGGACCTGCAGGTGGATGGCGACGGGAATCTCTGGGTGATTGGTTTTCGGGATAACGAGAGCGGCTTTTATCGCTTCGCCGCCGACGGCGATTGGACGAATTATGTGCGCCGGGTATTTCCCGAATTGTTTACCACGTACGATCGCCTGCATGTGGATGCTCGCGGACATGCCTGGATAGGTTCCTCCGGGAACAGTTTGGCGGAGGTGTCGGCTTCCGGGACGATACGCCCCTGGGACGCCGGCAATTCGTCTTTACTGCCGGCTGCCGGCACGGACAATTATATCATTGTGGGCGGTATCGCCGACGACCAGGATGGCAGGGTATGGGTCACGAACCCGGCCTCTATTGCGCCGATACACTTCTACGAGCCGGAGAGCGAGACATGGACGGCCATTCCCCGTATACAGTGCGGGGGTTTCTCCACAGTCCGCGCGGCTTTTGATCGCATCTATATCGATACGTTCGACCAGCAATGGATCATCGTGATCGATCTCGCGAATCTGAGACGAGTGCTTGGGCTGCTTGTCCTGGACGTGAATGAAACTCCTGCCTCGATTAATGACGATACCTGCCGGTTCTTCAATGAGGAGGGGGGGCTCGGGCAGGGCCTGCCGGGTACGACGGTGACTTCCGTCGTCGAGGGTCGGGACGGTATTGTGTGGATAGGTACGGACAAGGGACTTGCTTTCGTGATCAACAACGGGGTCGTGGCTGAAGACGCCAATGCCGTGCCTGTTTGGCCGCAGTTCGCGGATCGTGCGGAGGGGACGTATGTGCTGAACGGTATTTTCGTGAACGACCTGGCGGTAGATCCGGCGGGTCGATTATGGGTGGCGACGAACGAAGGGGTCACGGTCATACGCCAGGCCGAAGGGGGCTATGAGGTGGTTGAACGTTTCTCCGCCGATAATTCGCCGCTTTTTTCGGACACGGTGGTTGCTCTTGCCATCGACCCGATATCAGGCAGAGTATATCTGGCTACCGATCAGGGTTTGATGAGTTATGAAGGGGGCGCCATTGCGCCTGTGGAACAGGTTGGGGAGATCAAGGTTTATCCGAACCCGGTTTATATGGAGTCGGATGCCGCCGTGTCGGTCTTCATAGAGGGACTTGTAGAGGCCACTGCACTGCGGGTCGTCACGCTCACCGGGGAAGTGGTGGCGCGTTTGCAAACGCGAGGAGGGCGGGTCAGGTGGGATGGCCGGGATATGCAGGGCCGTATGGTTCCGTCGGGTATGTATCTCGTCATTGCTGTTGGCGAGAGCGGCGAAGGGACGGCTTACGGAAAAATGGCCGTGATTCGCTGA